The bacterium genome window below encodes:
- a CDS encoding zinc ribbon domain-containing protein — MAYKDDDVLEDYCPKCGAYTGGDSVCPNCGAKIFDDSGLEEVEEDEEGGPPPEKEEEEEDDDEDEDELDEEPEDEDEEDEELDRDDDDEEEE, encoded by the coding sequence ATGGCCTACAAAGACGATGACGTTCTCGAGGACTATTGCCCCAAGTGCGGGGCCTATACGGGCGGAGATTCGGTCTGCCCGAATTGCGGCGCCAAGATCTTCGACGACTCCGGCCTTGAAGAAGTGGAAGAAGACGAGGAAGGCGGCCCGCCCCCTGAAAAGGAAGAGGAAGAGGAAGACGATGATGAGGATGAGGACGAACTCGACGAGGAACCCGAGGATGAAGACGAAGAGGACGAAGAATTAGACCGGGATGACGACGACGAGGAAGAGGAATAG